In Gouania willdenowi chromosome 24, fGouWil2.1, whole genome shotgun sequence, a single window of DNA contains:
- the tbpl1 gene encoding TATA box-binding protein-like 1, whose amino-acid sequence MDSSNDDALDIIITNVVATFRVRCHLNLRTIALQGTNVIYKPEVGKVLMKLRKPKITASIWSSGKIICTGATSEDEAKVGARRLARCLQKLGFKVRFSAFKVVNVLAVCSMPFSVHLVDFTKNNRPIAR is encoded by the exons ATGGATTCCAGCAACGATGACGCACTTGATATCATTATTACCAACGTGGTGGCCACATTCAGGGTCAGATGTCACCTTAACCTCCGCACCATCGCTTTGCAGGGAACCAACGTCATCTACAAGCCTGAAGTCGGG AAAGTCCTGATGAAGCTTCGTAAACCTAAGATAACAGCTTCAATCTGGTCCTCAGGAAAAATCATCTGCACTGGAGCAACAAG TGAGGATGAGGCAAAGGTGGGTGCTCGACGGTTAGCGCGCTGTTTGCAAAAACTAGGTTTCAAG GTTCGCTTCTCAGCATTCAAAGTGGTCAATGTGTTGGCAGTGTGCTCTATGCCGTTTTCAGTCCACCTGGTAGACTTCACCAAAAACAACCGGCCAATCGCCAGGTAA
- the slc2a12 gene encoding LOW QUALITY PROTEIN: solute carrier family 2, facilitated glucose transporter member 12 (The sequence of the model RefSeq protein was modified relative to this genomic sequence to represent the inferred CDS: inserted 1 base in 1 codon; deleted 3 bases in 3 codons; substituted 1 base at 1 genomic stop codon): MDIYIENKTMASHLPGSLSSETQGLTSPKKPGGSWLVVVAAVVASLSGLMLGYEMGLTSGVLLQLRSLLSLSCREQELLVSSPLLGALFICLAGGPILDRYGRRCSLLLSAALVIGGTIVLIAVTSFIVLTLGRLIVGMGTSLSGTAACLYIAEISPRERRGLLVTLYELMLVVGVMLGFGCSYGFSTVSHGWAYTFGLVIPPALLQMIALVFLPPSPRFLVARGQVEKAGWVLARLRGGRKEDVDLELRDXQAGLNQESEYCFRDLFSNKANLRSRLSNRRRLGFPQQATGQPNILSYASPLLHSVGFNSHAASHSWPPRVGVVKVVGTIPAVMMVDRLGPKSFLCVGAVAMGLSLATLGTVTLPKATLHLTSLCKSQIYTITHTPQWDLTSNLHRLEQLEXPHSTPLLSQWDSEENRGLIKTKDWVSEDQRTAIEMSLSLKWASLISLLVYVAGFSISLGPMVYVVLSEIFPMGVRGRAVSVVSAVNWATNLLISMTFLTITEKIGLPNIMFIYAAMSFVLLVFVILCVPQTKGRTLEEISKELAKKKSFEVN, encoded by the exons ATGGACATCTACATAGAGAACAAGACAATGGCGTCCCACCTCCCAGGTAGCCTGTCCTCTGAGACTCAGGGACTGACCTCACCCAAAAAACCAG GCGGGAGCTGGCTGGTGGTGGTTGCAGCCGTTGTTGCCTCTCTCAGTGGCCTGATGTTGGGTTACGAGATGGGACTGACCTCCGGGGTTCTGCTGCAGCTGCGGagcctcctctctctctcctgcaGGGAACAGGAACTGCTGGTCAGTTCCCCGCTGCTAGGGGCGCTCTTCATCTGCCTGGCTGGGGGTCCCATCCTGGACCGGTACGGTCGTCGCTGCTCGTTGCTCCTTAGTGCTGCGTTAGTGATCGGAGGGACCATCGTGCTCATCGCCGTCACCTCCTTCATCGTCCTGACCCTGGGCCGTCTCATTGTTGGCATGGGAACGTCATTGTCTGGGACCGCGGCCTGTCTGTACATCGCAGAGATCTCGCCCAGGGAGAGGAGGGGTCTGTTGGTGACGCTGTACGAGCTGATGCTGGTGGTGGGCGTCATGCTGGGCTTTGGTTGTAGCTACGGCTTCTCCACGGTGTCTCATGGCTGGGCGTACACGTTCGGGCTGGTCATTCCTCCGGCGTTGCTGCAAATGATTGCCCTGGTGTTTCTACCGCCCAGTCCACGCTTTCTGGTGGCTCGGGGACAAGTGGAGAAGGCTGGGTGGGTGCTGGCCCgactgagaggagggaggaaggAGGACGTGGACCTGGAGCTCAGAG ATCAGGCTGGACTCAATCAAGAATCTGAATATTGCTTCAGAGATCTTTTCAGCAACAAAGCCAACCTGCGGTCACGGCTCTCTAATCGGCGTCGCCTTGGTTTTCCTCAGCAGGCGACGGGACAGCCCAACATCCTCTCCTACGCGTCCCCTCTC CTCCACAGTGTCGGCTTTAACAGCCACGCCGCCAGCCACTCTTGGCCTCCACGGGTCGGCGTGGTCAAAGTGGTCGGTACGATTCCAGCCGTT ATGATGGTCGACCGTTTAGGACCAAAAAGTTTCCTGTGCGTCGGCGCT GTTGCAATGGGATTATCGTTAGCCACACTCGGCACCGTCACTCTGCCAAAGGCAACACTTCACCTTACCAGCCTGTGTAAAAGCCAAAtctacacaatcacacacacacctcagtgGGATTTAACATCAAACCTCCACAGACTGGAACAGCTCGAGTGACCTCATTCCACCCCCCTCCTCAGCCAGTGGGACAGCGAAGAGAACAGAGGACTAATTAAAACAAAGGATTGGGTATCAGAAGATCAAAGGACTGCCATAGAAATGTCTCTCTCACTAAAGTGGGCGTCACTAATCAGCCTACTGGTTTATGTGGCAGGATTCTCCATCAGTCTTGGTCCAA TGGTTTATGTGGTTCTCAGTGAGATCTTCCCAATGGGGGTCCGAGGACGGGCTGTGTCCGTAGTGTCAGCTGTGAACTGGGCCACCAACCTGCTCATCTCCATGACCTTCCTCACCATTACTG AAAAGATTGGCCTGCCTAACATCATGTTCATCTACGCCGCCATGAGCTTCGTCCTCCTGGTGTTCGTCATCCTCTGTGTCCCTCAGACCAAAGGTCGCACTTTGGAGGAAATATCAAAGGAGCTGGCAAAAAA GAAATCCTTTGAGGTGAAT